In a genomic window of Candidatus Neomarinimicrobiota bacterium:
- a CDS encoding aminotransferase class V-fold PLP-dependent enzyme yields MRSSGKTLTGKALLEMIRSDFIGLDTKYETVGGQLTRRVYLDSTASSLMLRPTAQITADFMRHYSNTHSKLHHSAHISTAAYDWAHERILSFLGADSNIYTCFFTGSGTTGGINRMARVFRDVHPDKDTAIISIMEHHSNDLPHRKHMKHVYHVPVEGLDENQMCISLPKLEAALRTGAGKVSYVSITAVSNVTGIINPIHDIARLAHKYGALLMVDGAQSVAHLPTKMFYPDDPDACIDALVFSGHKTYTPGSPGVVVARKDHLLSIEPEEVGGGMVDRVLEDRYLVKETFPDREEAGTPNIPGAIALATTIEILDRIGMHTLMEEEDKVLVEAIKGMAGMPEIIVYGGTDLEICPRAASISFNIKGVDHGLVAAILNDYFNIAVRNQCFCAHPYVKEMMSDDLEAEFGEIDFGNMSPEFMRKAGMVRASFGLYSTLEDVALLMTALRDIIKNAETYGLEYALNSDNDYVHTSYQVDNEGVFNIVGAVDKYIGD; encoded by the coding sequence ATGAGATCATCTGGAAAAACGTTAACCGGTAAAGCACTTCTTGAAATGATTCGCTCAGACTTTATTGGTCTGGATACCAAATATGAGACGGTAGGGGGGCAGCTGACCAGACGAGTATATCTGGACTCCACAGCCAGCTCACTTATGCTTCGACCCACAGCGCAAATTACTGCTGACTTCATGCGCCATTACTCCAATACCCATAGCAAACTCCACCATTCAGCACACATTTCCACAGCGGCATATGATTGGGCTCATGAAAGGATCCTCAGCTTTCTAGGTGCAGATTCGAATATTTACACCTGTTTCTTCACTGGCTCAGGAACCACAGGTGGCATCAATAGGATGGCTCGTGTCTTCCGTGATGTACATCCAGATAAGGACACGGCAATCATCTCCATCATGGAACATCACTCCAACGACTTGCCCCATCGTAAGCATATGAAACACGTGTATCATGTGCCTGTTGAGGGGCTGGATGAAAATCAAATGTGTATCAGTTTGCCTAAATTGGAAGCAGCACTGCGTACTGGTGCTGGTAAAGTCAGTTATGTCTCCATTACCGCAGTGAGCAATGTGACCGGGATTATCAATCCCATCCATGATATTGCTCGACTCGCCCATAAATATGGAGCCCTACTCATGGTGGATGGTGCCCAGAGTGTTGCTCATCTCCCCACAAAAATGTTTTATCCAGACGATCCGGATGCCTGTATCGATGCCCTGGTATTTTCCGGGCATAAAACCTATACACCCGGTTCGCCAGGGGTTGTGGTGGCGCGTAAAGATCATCTCCTGTCAATTGAACCTGAAGAAGTGGGTGGGGGCATGGTAGATCGTGTCCTGGAAGATCGCTACCTGGTGAAAGAAACATTTCCTGATCGAGAAGAAGCAGGTACCCCAAATATCCCGGGAGCTATTGCCCTGGCTACTACCATAGAAATTCTTGATCGTATCGGCATGCACACACTTATGGAGGAAGAAGACAAAGTCCTGGTCGAGGCAATTAAGGGAATGGCCGGTATGCCAGAAATCATCGTTTATGGTGGCACTGATCTTGAAATTTGTCCCCGGGCAGCTTCAATTTCCTTCAACATAAAAGGGGTAGATCATGGTCTGGTGGCTGCCATACTCAACGACTACTTTAATATTGCAGTAAGGAACCAGTGTTTCTGCGCCCACCCCTATGTGAAGGAAATGATGTCTGATGATCTGGAAGCTGAGTTTGGAGAGATAGATTTTGGTAATATGAGCCCGGAATTCATGCGTAAAGCAGGGATGGTAAGGGCCAGTTTTGGTCTGTATTCAACTCTTGAAGATGTGGCTCTCCTCATGACAGCACTCAGGGATATTATTAAAAATGCTGAAACCTATGGTTTGGAATATGCACTGAATTCAGACAATGATTATGTTCATACTAGCTATCAGGTGGATAATGAGGGAGTCTTTAATATTGTTGGAGCGGTAGACAAGTATATAGGTGATTAG